The proteins below come from a single Chryseobacterium bernardetii genomic window:
- a CDS encoding sulfite exporter TauE/SafE family protein: MEIGLIVSAIALGFASGFHCIGMCGPIALSMGLTKKQAANFYLQNLTYQFGRIFTYSLLGALLGIIGQGFEMAGFQKYLTITAGILLIVMAVFSFGGKDFASKIPFLSKFLYSVKSNLGRVLQKADYRSRFTTGILNGFLPCGMVYMALTASLAGGGIWQGALYMALFGLGTLPFMFAIVLAGNLMNQAFRTKVLKAVPIIMIILGGLFILRGLELGIPYISPKAEAMTISRDHNGAVNCH, encoded by the coding sequence ATGGAAATAGGACTTATTGTATCGGCTATTGCCTTAGGCTTTGCTTCCGGCTTTCACTGTATCGGAATGTGCGGGCCTATTGCTTTATCGATGGGATTAACCAAAAAACAGGCGGCTAATTTTTATCTTCAGAATCTTACCTATCAGTTTGGAAGAATATTCACCTATTCATTATTAGGTGCGCTTCTCGGAATTATAGGACAAGGGTTTGAGATGGCAGGATTTCAAAAATATCTTACTATCACTGCAGGTATCCTGCTTATCGTTATGGCTGTATTTTCATTTGGCGGGAAAGATTTTGCTTCTAAAATTCCTTTTCTCTCCAAGTTTTTATATTCTGTAAAATCAAATTTAGGGCGGGTACTCCAAAAGGCAGATTACCGTTCAAGATTTACAACCGGAATTCTTAATGGCTTTTTACCATGCGGAATGGTTTATATGGCGCTTACGGCAAGTCTTGCTGGCGGAGGGATATGGCAGGGAGCCTTATATATGGCTCTATTTGGGCTAGGAACCCTTCCGTTCATGTTTGCCATTGTTCTGGCCGGGAATCTTATGAATCAGGCCTTCAGGACAAAGGTCTTAAAGGCAGTTCCCATCATTATGATCATTTTAGGCGGACTTTTCATTCTCAGAGGCCTGGAACTTGGAATTCCTTATATTTCTCCAAAGGCCGAAGCGATGACTATTTCAAGAGATCACAACGGAGCTGTTAACTGCCACTAA
- the serS gene encoding serine--tRNA ligase gives MLQVNFLRDNKERVLEGLQKRQFKNLELVDEAIATDDERKRIQFELDSQLSEINKISKEIGLLMKEGKKEEAESAKSKTAQYKESSSELKSQLEVKETELLNILYQLPNIPNELVKSGASADDNEIIFQSHTVEGLGEGAIPHWELAKKYNLIDFELGVKIAGAGFPVYLGKGARLQRALVQYFLDKNVEKGYTEVNPPHVVNEASGFGTGQLPDKEGQMYYINEDKLYLIPTAEVPVTNLYRDVLLDEKDLPIKNTAFSQCYRREAGSYGAHVRGLNRLHQFEKVEIVRIEKPENSYAVLEEMVEHIKEILTDLELPFRVLRLCGGDTGFASAMTYDFEVWSAAQEMWLEVSSVSNFETFQANRLKCRYKADGKSQLVHTLNGSAMALPRIMAALLENNQTAEGIKLPKKIAEYARFDTIN, from the coding sequence ATGTTACAAGTCAATTTTTTACGCGACAACAAAGAACGCGTTTTAGAAGGTCTTCAAAAAAGACAATTCAAGAATCTTGAGTTGGTAGACGAAGCTATTGCTACTGACGATGAAAGAAAAAGAATCCAGTTTGAATTAGATTCCCAGCTTTCCGAGATCAATAAAATCTCCAAAGAAATTGGACTTTTAATGAAGGAAGGAAAGAAAGAAGAAGCGGAATCAGCAAAATCTAAAACAGCACAGTATAAAGAGTCGAGTTCAGAATTGAAATCTCAGTTGGAAGTAAAAGAAACTGAATTATTAAATATTCTCTACCAGCTTCCAAACATTCCAAATGAATTGGTAAAAAGTGGTGCTTCTGCTGATGACAATGAGATTATTTTCCAGTCCCATACAGTAGAAGGTCTTGGTGAAGGAGCTATTCCTCACTGGGAGCTGGCCAAAAAATATAACCTTATTGACTTTGAATTAGGAGTAAAAATTGCTGGAGCAGGATTTCCTGTTTATTTAGGAAAAGGAGCAAGACTGCAAAGAGCTTTGGTTCAGTATTTCCTGGATAAAAACGTAGAGAAAGGATATACAGAGGTAAACCCGCCTCACGTAGTGAACGAAGCTTCAGGCTTTGGAACAGGACAGTTACCTGATAAAGAAGGGCAGATGTATTACATCAACGAAGATAAATTATACCTGATTCCTACAGCAGAGGTTCCTGTAACAAACCTTTATCGTGATGTATTATTGGATGAAAAAGATCTTCCTATTAAAAATACAGCTTTTTCTCAATGCTACAGAAGAGAAGCGGGAAGCTATGGGGCCCATGTAAGAGGGTTGAACCGCCTTCATCAATTCGAAAAAGTAGAAATTGTAAGAATTGAAAAGCCTGAGAATTCTTATGCCGTTTTAGAAGAAATGGTAGAGCATATTAAAGAGATCCTTACAGATCTTGAGCTGCCATTCAGAGTATTAAGACTTTGTGGTGGAGATACAGGTTTTGCATCTGCAATGACATATGACTTTGAGGTATGGAGTGCAGCACAAGAAATGTGGCTGGAAGTAAGTTCTGTTTCTAACTTCGAAACATTCCAGGCTAACAGATTGAAGTGCCGTTACAAAGCAGATGGTAAATCTCAGCTGGTTCACACCCTGAACGGATCTGCAATGGCATTACCAAGAATTATGGCTGCATTATTGGAGAACAACCAGACAGCAGAAGGAATTAAGCTTCCTAAGAAGATTGCAGAATATGCAAGGTTTGATACAATCAACTAA
- a CDS encoding oligosaccharide flippase family protein, whose amino-acid sequence MKSLKDFLRNFFNNSGHHVFFSFLIAKICSFLGSLLIIRLLPENEFGVLSIVLSVLTIFAPFTGFGSSQSLMRFGSISSDKEMKLKISSYFFFKGVLFELILIILFLSASVFYFHKYEDIFIIFIACAARLGGFYFLNHIQVFYRITGNNQIFARINNVVNIGGLLLVLVLTYFFKFYGYLIAISIAPYLSLVWLKADIYTHRVFKLENDKEMWRYGIFTALTSLTSDALYSLDILLLGFMMNENAVANYRAAILIPSNIIFLATSFLQSDFPVLSKNFKDKKFLQSYVVNFNKFFIPVCLGILLFFYLFKKYIIIFFFGETYVGNTTLFMVLSVGFTLGMLTRNLYGNLLPAVGKVEINTWLGIGSLIFLALLAYLLVPVYGTMGMGIAMTATLLISGLGFLFFFFSYLRKLP is encoded by the coding sequence ATGAAAAGCCTGAAAGATTTTTTAAGAAATTTTTTTAATAATAGTGGACATCATGTTTTCTTCTCATTCCTGATTGCTAAAATCTGCAGTTTTTTGGGTTCTTTACTGATTATCAGGTTGCTGCCGGAAAATGAATTCGGAGTCTTAAGTATAGTTCTTTCTGTTCTCACTATTTTTGCTCCGTTTACAGGTTTTGGCAGCAGCCAGAGTTTAATGCGCTTTGGATCTATTTCATCTGATAAAGAGATGAAATTAAAAATATCATCTTATTTTTTTTTCAAAGGAGTTCTTTTTGAGCTGATCCTTATTATCTTGTTTTTGAGTGCTTCTGTCTTCTATTTCCACAAGTATGAAGATATCTTCATTATTTTTATTGCCTGTGCTGCAAGGCTTGGAGGCTTTTATTTCCTCAATCATATTCAGGTTTTTTATAGAATTACAGGGAATAACCAGATATTTGCAAGGATCAATAATGTTGTAAATATCGGAGGATTATTATTGGTTTTAGTTCTTACTTACTTCTTTAAATTTTACGGATATCTCATTGCTATCAGTATTGCGCCATACCTGTCATTAGTATGGCTAAAGGCAGATATTTATACCCATAGGGTATTCAAACTTGAGAATGATAAAGAGATGTGGAGATATGGGATCTTTACAGCGCTTACGTCTCTCACTTCTGATGCACTCTATTCATTGGATATCCTGTTACTTGGATTTATGATGAATGAGAATGCTGTTGCCAATTACAGAGCTGCTATTCTTATTCCGTCCAATATCATTTTTTTAGCGACTAGTTTTTTACAAAGTGACTTTCCGGTTCTTTCAAAGAACTTTAAGGATAAAAAGTTTCTTCAGTCCTATGTTGTGAATTTTAATAAATTTTTCATTCCAGTTTGCTTGGGTATCCTGCTTTTCTTTTATCTATTCAAAAAATACATTATTATATTCTTCTTTGGAGAGACATATGTGGGAAACACAACATTATTTATGGTATTATCAGTAGGTTTCACCCTAGGCATGCTGACCAGGAATTTATATGGAAATCTTCTGCCGGCAGTAGGAAAGGTAGAAATTAATACCTGGCTAGGGATTGGCTCTCTTATATTTCTTGCGTTACTTGCTTATCTGTTAGTTCCTGTTTACGGTACCATGGGAATGGGAATTGCAATGACAGCTACGTTGCTTATTTCAGGCTTAGGCTTTTTGTTTTTTTTCTTTTCTTATCTAAGGAAACTACCTTAA
- a CDS encoding glycosyltransferase, translated as MERKKILFISSWFPNRLEPTNGNFVQRHAEAVSLLCDVEILHAIGNFEQKELYVYDDRMINGIRTLIIYYKNSKNPVQNFLRRMRAYLNGFSKMNMPDLVHANVLHNNMLFAVYLKKKYQIPFVVTEHWTALQKQNLSKTSGNIKRIAKYIAKHAGYILPVSYNLKDSLKQLGVIIPMKVISNVVDTDIFTTKPKKESSDQVKFLHVSSLIPRKRPKDIISAIHLLYQNGYRVSLEIGGDGDSESLMALVRSLSAERYIKVFDAISYAEVAEKMQSSDYFILFSENETQGCVILESYACGKPVISTMVGGAAEFIIEGLGVGVEKDNTDQLYRTLEKICKHEYVFKSEAEIRNFCVDRYSRQAIAQQFTAVYDEVLSKTKIS; from the coding sequence TTGGAAAGAAAAAAGATACTCTTCATCTCGTCATGGTTTCCTAATAGATTAGAGCCTACCAACGGCAATTTTGTGCAACGGCATGCAGAAGCCGTTTCATTATTATGTGATGTTGAAATCCTGCATGCTATAGGCAATTTTGAGCAAAAAGAGCTGTATGTTTATGATGACAGAATGATTAATGGGATCAGAACCTTAATCATTTATTATAAAAACTCAAAAAATCCGGTTCAGAACTTCTTAAGAAGAATGAGAGCCTATCTAAATGGGTTTTCTAAAATGAATATGCCTGATCTGGTACATGCTAATGTATTGCATAACAATATGCTGTTTGCTGTTTATCTTAAAAAAAAATACCAAATTCCATTTGTGGTTACAGAGCACTGGACGGCCTTACAGAAGCAGAATCTTTCAAAAACATCCGGTAATATTAAACGTATTGCAAAATATATTGCTAAACATGCAGGGTACATTTTACCAGTAAGTTATAACTTAAAAGACAGCTTAAAGCAGTTAGGAGTTATCATACCAATGAAAGTGATTTCCAATGTGGTAGATACTGATATTTTTACCACTAAGCCTAAAAAAGAATCATCAGATCAGGTGAAGTTTCTTCATGTCTCAAGTTTGATTCCCCGCAAAAGGCCTAAAGATATTATCAGTGCGATCCATTTGTTATATCAAAACGGATATCGCGTAAGTCTGGAAATTGGTGGAGATGGAGATTCAGAATCTTTGATGGCTTTGGTAAGAAGCCTGTCAGCAGAAAGGTATATAAAAGTTTTTGATGCTATAAGTTATGCAGAAGTTGCTGAAAAAATGCAAAGTTCAGACTACTTTATCCTATTCAGTGAAAATGAAACTCAGGGATGTGTTATTCTGGAATCCTATGCATGTGGGAAACCCGTGATCTCAACAATGGTGGGAGGAGCCGCAGAGTTTATTATAGAAGGCTTAGGAGTTGGGGTTGAAAAAGACAATACAGATCAGCTTTATCGTACTTTGGAGAAAATATGTAAGCATGAGTATGTTTTTAAAAGTGAAGCTGAGATCAGGAATTTTTGTGTTGACAGATATTCCCGGCAGGCTATAGCCCAGCAGTTTACAGCAGTTTATGATGAAGTTCTTTCTAAAACTAAAATCTCATGA
- a CDS encoding FkbM family methyltransferase → MRSLLASFFKFILSIPFFRQKYFTLHKYILNPYHLFDGVKKNIVYRDSIHLNLDLGDWIQKQLYFVGDYEKNEIDYLYSVLQDGDTFIDVGGNIGIFSLNASKIVGKKGKVYAFEAFTPNYEKFSQHLSINHFSNVTLEHLAVADKNDYIEILYNESYGNVGMASSYLGNFTAKENVKSIILDDYVKNKKITKIDLIKIDIEGGSSLPYLECRKSLLIISLKLS, encoded by the coding sequence ATGAGGAGTCTTCTAGCTTCATTTTTTAAATTTATTTTAAGTATCCCTTTTTTCAGGCAAAAGTATTTTACTTTACACAAATATATTCTAAATCCATATCATCTTTTTGATGGAGTAAAGAAAAATATCGTTTACAGAGATTCTATTCATCTTAACCTGGATCTTGGTGACTGGATTCAGAAACAGCTTTATTTTGTAGGAGATTATGAAAAGAACGAAATAGATTATCTGTATTCTGTTTTACAGGATGGAGATACTTTTATTGATGTGGGAGGGAATATTGGAATCTTTTCATTAAATGCATCTAAAATTGTTGGAAAAAAGGGTAAAGTTTATGCTTTTGAAGCATTTACACCTAATTATGAAAAGTTTTCTCAACATCTTTCCATTAATCATTTTAGTAATGTAACTCTTGAACATCTGGCTGTAGCAGACAAGAATGACTATATTGAAATCTTATATAACGAAAGCTACGGAAATGTGGGAATGGCTTCGTCTTATTTAGGAAACTTTACAGCAAAGGAGAATGTAAAAAGCATTATTCTGGATGATTATGTGAAAAACAAGAAGATTACAAAGATAGATCTTATTAAAATAGATATTGAAGGGGGGAGTTCTCTGCCCTACTTGGAATGCAGGAAATCCTTACTCATTATAAGCCTAAAATTATCATAG
- a CDS encoding (Fe-S)-binding protein → MDFNIKTMAEYAAEGKAPEVLFWVGCAGSFDDRAKKITKAFCKILNKIGVEFAVLGQEESCTGDPAKRAGNEFVFQMMALTNIEVLNAYEVKKIVTACPHCFNTLKNEYPSLGGHFEVVHHTQFLKTLMEEGRLKIEGGAFKGKKITFHDPCYLGRANDEYEAPRILLEKLDAELVEMKRCRTNGLCCGAGGAQMFKEPEKGNKDINIERTEEALSFEPKVIATGCPFCNTMMTDGVKHFNKNTEVAVKDIVELLAEAEDL, encoded by the coding sequence ATGGATTTCAATATAAAAACAATGGCAGAATATGCTGCCGAAGGAAAAGCACCGGAAGTTTTATTTTGGGTTGGATGTGCGGGCAGTTTTGATGACCGTGCTAAAAAAATTACAAAAGCATTTTGCAAGATACTGAATAAGATAGGGGTAGAATTTGCAGTTCTGGGGCAGGAAGAAAGCTGTACCGGAGATCCGGCGAAAAGAGCCGGAAACGAATTTGTTTTTCAGATGATGGCCCTTACCAATATTGAAGTCCTGAATGCCTACGAAGTAAAAAAAATTGTAACAGCATGTCCACACTGTTTCAACACCCTTAAAAATGAATATCCAAGCCTTGGAGGCCATTTTGAGGTGGTTCACCACACTCAGTTTCTTAAAACCTTAATGGAGGAAGGAAGATTAAAGATTGAAGGCGGAGCATTCAAAGGAAAAAAAATTACCTTTCACGACCCTTGTTACCTTGGCCGTGCAAATGATGAATATGAAGCGCCAAGAATCTTACTTGAGAAACTTGATGCTGAGCTTGTAGAAATGAAACGCTGCAGAACAAACGGTCTTTGTTGTGGAGCAGGAGGTGCGCAGATGTTTAAAGAACCTGAAAAAGGAAATAAGGATATCAACATCGAAAGAACAGAAGAAGCCTTATCTTTTGAGCCTAAAGTGATTGCAACCGGATGTCCTTTCTGTAATACAATGATGACAGATGGAGTAAAACATTTCAACAAAAATACAGAAGTAGCAGTAAAAGATATCGTTGAGCTTCTTGCGGAAGCTGAAGATTTATAA
- a CDS encoding (Fe-S)-binding protein, translating into MQYIDNIIFLILLVAGFGLFAKSLLKIYRNIRLGHEINRNDRKAERWSTMARVAMGQSKMVKRPVAGILHLFVYVGFVIINIELIEIIVDGLFGTHRFLASVFGNGFYSFFTATLEILALLVVIGVVVFFIRRNFYGVKRLTMKELFGWPKQDANWILIIEFALMMAFFKMNAADWVLQQRGVMPALGSFPISSTVLGPLFSGFSDGFLHFTEKGAWWFHFVGILFFMNYLYYSKHLHIILAFPSTWYANLDKKGKFNNLDSVTKEIKLMMDPNADPYAAPAEGAEADVPSKFGAEDIFDLNQVQLLNAYSCTECGRCTSVCPANITGKKLSPRLILMKTRDRLEEVGRNIDKNGKFVDDGKKLLNDYITKEELWACTTCNACTEACPVLLDPLSIIFEMRRFLVMEQSAAPQELNLMMTNVENNAAPWQYNQADRLNWANEN; encoded by the coding sequence ATGCAGTACATCGATAACATTATTTTCCTGATTTTATTAGTGGCCGGATTTGGACTGTTTGCCAAAAGCCTGCTGAAGATCTATAGAAATATCAGACTTGGTCACGAGATCAACAGAAACGACAGAAAAGCTGAACGCTGGAGTACCATGGCTAGAGTGGCTATGGGGCAGAGCAAGATGGTAAAACGTCCTGTTGCCGGTATTTTACACCTTTTCGTGTATGTTGGTTTTGTTATTATTAATATAGAACTTATTGAAATTATTGTTGATGGACTGTTTGGAACACACCGTTTCCTGGCTTCAGTTTTCGGAAATGGATTCTACAGTTTCTTTACGGCAACATTAGAAATTCTTGCTCTTCTTGTTGTGATAGGAGTGGTGGTATTTTTCATCAGAAGAAATTTTTATGGAGTAAAGAGACTTACCATGAAAGAACTTTTCGGATGGCCGAAACAGGATGCTAACTGGATCCTTATCATTGAATTCGCTTTAATGATGGCTTTCTTTAAAATGAATGCTGCCGACTGGGTACTGCAACAAAGAGGAGTAATGCCTGCATTGGGGAGCTTCCCGATAAGTTCTACAGTACTGGGGCCTCTTTTCAGTGGTTTTAGTGACGGATTTTTACACTTTACAGAAAAAGGAGCCTGGTGGTTCCACTTCGTAGGAATTCTGTTCTTCATGAATTACCTATACTATTCAAAACATTTACATATTATTTTAGCCTTCCCAAGTACGTGGTATGCTAACCTTGATAAAAAAGGAAAATTCAATAATCTTGATTCTGTAACAAAAGAAATCAAATTGATGATGGATCCTAATGCAGATCCTTATGCTGCACCGGCAGAGGGTGCTGAAGCTGATGTTCCTTCCAAGTTTGGAGCAGAAGATATATTTGATCTTAATCAAGTACAGTTACTTAACGCTTATTCCTGCACAGAATGCGGACGCTGTACTTCTGTTTGCCCAGCCAATATTACAGGGAAAAAGCTATCTCCGAGACTGATCTTAATGAAGACAAGAGACAGATTGGAAGAAGTGGGAAGAAATATTGATAAGAACGGAAAATTTGTGGACGATGGCAAAAAGCTGTTGAATGACTATATCACTAAGGAAGAACTTTGGGCTTGTACTACATGTAATGCATGTACAGAAGCTTGTCCGGTATTGTTAGATCCGCTTTCTATTATCTTTGAAATGAGAAGATTCCTGGTAATGGAACAGTCAGCTGCTCCACAGGAATTAAACCTGATGATGACTAATGTGGAAAACAATGCTGCTCCTTGGCAGTATAATCAGGCAGACCGTCTGAACTGGGCCAATGAAAATTAA
- a CDS encoding MlaD family protein, which translates to MKFSKELKAGVIALLAIVGFVVLFQFMKGKSLFTTDNIFYAKYDNVEGLAQSAAVSINGLKVGQVDKIIPQTAKDGKISFVVKITVDNKFEFSKNSTLEIFEPGLMSGKEMRVNLMYGGATAKDGDTLKGAFKLGTLGSLSSQVGPVKDQLQVVLHRVDSLMANANQLVDAQNRAEIKALLSNLNKTVGALETTAGSVNNLVGHNDPKLQKVLDDASLTMQSGKVTLDKYGNLAQSIDTKQLNATIANLDATVGKLNQVIGGIDKGEGSLGKLMKDEQLYNNLNSASSNLNSLIEDMKANPKRYINFSVFGKNNKD; encoded by the coding sequence GTGAAGTTCAGTAAAGAATTAAAAGCTGGTGTGATTGCACTTCTAGCTATCGTAGGCTTTGTGGTGTTGTTTCAATTTATGAAAGGGAAAAGCCTTTTTACTACCGACAATATCTTTTACGCAAAATATGACAATGTAGAAGGCCTCGCGCAGTCTGCAGCAGTCTCTATTAACGGCCTTAAAGTAGGGCAGGTTGATAAAATCATCCCTCAGACAGCAAAGGATGGTAAAATCAGTTTTGTTGTAAAAATTACAGTAGATAATAAATTTGAGTTTTCAAAAAATTCAACACTGGAGATTTTTGAGCCGGGATTAATGTCCGGTAAAGAAATGAGAGTAAACCTAATGTATGGAGGGGCTACCGCGAAAGATGGAGATACCCTGAAAGGGGCTTTCAAACTGGGAACGCTGGGAAGTCTTTCTTCTCAGGTGGGTCCGGTAAAAGATCAGTTACAGGTTGTTTTACATAGAGTAGACTCTTTAATGGCGAATGCCAACCAGCTTGTAGATGCTCAGAACAGAGCAGAGATCAAAGCGTTATTATCTAACCTTAATAAGACAGTAGGAGCGTTGGAAACCACAGCAGGAAGTGTAAACAATCTTGTAGGGCATAATGATCCTAAACTACAGAAAGTATTAGATGATGCAAGCCTTACCATGCAAAGTGGTAAAGTAACATTGGATAAATATGGGAATCTTGCACAAAGCATTGATACAAAGCAATTAAACGCAACAATTGCCAATTTGGATGCTACTGTAGGAAAACTGAATCAGGTGATTGGAGGAATAGATAAAGGAGAGGGAAGCTTAGGAAAGCTGATGAAGGATGAGCAACTGTATAATAACCTGAATTCGGCATCTTCTAACCTCAATTCATTGATTGAAGATATGAAAGCGAACCCTAAGAGATATATTAATTTCTCAGTTTTCGGTAAAAACAATAAAGACTAA
- a CDS encoding peptidylprolyl isomerase encodes MAILGQIRSKPWLLMGVIALALLAFLVNPDSIDKVFGKNPDVLGKVNGEKITREEFNDQLFVLQQQAEQQGRPKNGLEEQAWQLLVQSKLIKQQFEKLGFEMTDDYFWNQIQYDQMFAQNQQFFDEKGNFKTQELKKEIETLQNTNPQGYAQWLKTRKSIEYRLMARQVFTNISAGITTGKKEAEELMKERDQLADIDFVKVDYAAYLQKTKINVTTEDLANYIKQHPVMFKAEPSRNLGIVFFPSKPSAADDAAALKEITKLYSGGTDASGGTENFQNTKNDSMFVMANSDSPFNPQYVKPTQLPATIQGQIATAAVGQTFGPYKEQNFYVVSKLVGKKTSDSTLSRHILIAFKGSPAGEGVTRSKEQAKKLADSIGAIVKATPAKFTEFLKLSNDPNSAAQGGSLGWTTPETPFVPEFLTYLANNPKGATGVVETQFGYHIINIEDKKSGSMGYKVANLVKEIKPSDATEAETDKNARKFIQQVQGKSFNDFVNIAKKGNFQFTNPKAAKRFEGQLQGLGTEKDGDILAWAFDKKRSKGDTELFNVDGTGDKIVVYLNGKQEAGLADPESVRDQIEVIVKNKLAAKQISDKIAAAKASNLDQVAKLFATTKQSAQVNLLNPSVNGAMEPKVAGAAFGVAKGKLSKPVEGGTGVYVLIKKSETVNKQPGDIKQFTESISQRNAGMFGQAWLKSLQDNADIQDYRIEIWNKLGNQQQ; translated from the coding sequence ATGGCAATTTTAGGACAGATTAGGAGTAAGCCTTGGCTTTTAATGGGAGTAATAGCCTTAGCGCTTTTGGCGTTCTTGGTGAACCCAGACAGTATCGACAAGGTTTTTGGTAAGAATCCTGACGTTTTAGGAAAAGTAAATGGTGAGAAAATCACCCGCGAAGAGTTCAATGATCAGCTTTTCGTGCTGCAGCAGCAGGCTGAACAGCAAGGTCGTCCCAAAAACGGTCTTGAAGAGCAGGCTTGGCAGTTACTTGTTCAATCTAAACTTATCAAGCAGCAGTTTGAGAAATTGGGCTTTGAAATGACTGATGATTATTTCTGGAATCAGATCCAGTATGATCAGATGTTCGCTCAAAATCAACAGTTTTTTGATGAGAAAGGGAACTTTAAAACTCAAGAGCTTAAAAAAGAAATTGAAACATTACAGAACACCAACCCTCAGGGATATGCTCAATGGTTGAAAACAAGAAAATCAATTGAGTACAGACTCATGGCAAGACAGGTGTTTACCAATATTTCAGCAGGAATTACTACGGGTAAAAAAGAAGCTGAAGAATTGATGAAAGAAAGAGATCAGCTTGCTGACATCGACTTTGTAAAGGTAGACTATGCAGCTTACCTTCAAAAAACAAAGATCAATGTTACTACTGAAGATCTTGCTAATTACATCAAGCAGCACCCTGTAATGTTCAAAGCTGAACCTAGCAGAAACTTAGGTATTGTATTTTTCCCTTCCAAGCCTAGCGCGGCAGATGATGCAGCTGCTTTAAAGGAAATTACAAAACTATACTCCGGAGGTACAGATGCCAGTGGAGGTACTGAAAACTTCCAGAATACTAAGAATGACTCTATGTTTGTAATGGCAAACTCAGATTCACCTTTTAATCCTCAGTATGTGAAGCCTACACAATTGCCAGCTACTATACAAGGTCAAATCGCAACAGCTGCGGTAGGACAGACTTTTGGTCCATATAAAGAGCAGAACTTCTATGTAGTTTCTAAGCTTGTAGGTAAAAAAACTTCAGATTCTACATTATCAAGACATATCCTGATCGCTTTCAAAGGAAGCCCTGCAGGAGAAGGAGTAACAAGATCTAAAGAACAGGCTAAGAAATTAGCAGACTCTATTGGAGCTATTGTAAAAGCAACACCAGCTAAATTTACCGAGTTCCTTAAGCTTTCAAATGATCCAAACTCTGCTGCGCAGGGAGGTAGCCTTGGCTGGACTACTCCGGAAACACCTTTTGTTCCGGAATTCCTTACCTATCTTGCTAATAATCCTAAAGGAGCAACAGGAGTTGTGGAAACACAGTTTGGATACCACATTATCAATATTGAAGATAAAAAATCAGGTTCAATGGGGTATAAGGTGGCAAATCTTGTAAAAGAGATCAAGCCTTCAGATGCTACAGAAGCTGAAACAGATAAAAATGCCAGAAAATTCATTCAGCAGGTTCAGGGGAAATCTTTCAACGATTTCGTGAACATTGCTAAGAAAGGAAACTTCCAGTTTACTAATCCTAAAGCAGCGAAGAGATTCGAAGGACAGCTTCAGGGGTTAGGTACTGAAAAAGACGGCGATATCCTTGCTTGGGCTTTTGATAAGAAAAGATCTAAAGGAGATACGGAATTATTCAATGTAGACGGAACAGGAGATAAAATTGTTGTATACCTGAATGGAAAACAGGAAGCAGGTCTTGCTGATCCTGAATCTGTAAGAGATCAGATTGAAGTAATTGTTAAAAACAAACTGGCGGCAAAACAGATTTCTGATAAAATTGCAGCAGCAAAAGCTTCAAACTTAGATCAGGTTGCTAAATTATTTGCTACTACAAAACAATCAGCTCAGGTAAACCTATTGAACCCTTCAGTAAATGGAGCAATGGAGCCTAAAGTTGCCGGTGCAGCATTCGGTGTTGCAAAAGGTAAACTTTCTAAACCGGTTGAAGGAGGAACAGGTGTTTATGTATTGATTAAAAAATCAGAAACAGTAAACAAACAGCCAGGAGACATTAAGCAGTTTACTGAATCTATTTCTCAGAGAAATGCAGGAATGTTCGGACAGGCTTGGCTGAAGAGTCTTCAGGATAACGCAGATATCCAGGACTACAGAATCGAGATCTGGAACAAGCTGGGAAATCAGCAGCAATAA